One Microbacterium esteraromaticum genomic window carries:
- the zapE gene encoding cell division protein ZapE, with protein sequence MTQQISTGVVHLTERTPVVTGTEMLASLVPPPQFDDATFESYRSDDRYPSQEATKQLLQRFAGGGSSAPAKKGGFFRRAPKETPMKPGVYLDGGFGVGKTHLLASVYHALPARRKYFGSFIEYTALVGALGYKNTVDLLRGADLLCIDEFELDDPGDTMVMTRLLGELVASGTKLAATSNTPPNALGEGRFAAQDFLREIHAMSESFETLRIDGVDYRQRAIDGSAVVSDEASYAQATERAAASGAASDDEFAALIHHLAQVHPSRYIRLIDGLSLVGLRDVRTLTDQSEALRFVAFVDRVYDAQLPIVATGVSLDQVFADEMLAGGYRKKYLRAISRLNALTHSAIE encoded by the coding sequence ATGACCCAGCAGATCAGCACGGGCGTCGTGCACCTCACCGAGCGCACGCCCGTCGTGACCGGAACCGAGATGCTGGCCAGCCTCGTCCCGCCACCGCAGTTCGACGACGCGACCTTCGAGAGCTACCGCTCCGACGACCGCTATCCCTCGCAGGAGGCGACCAAGCAGCTCCTGCAGCGCTTCGCAGGCGGCGGTTCGTCCGCCCCGGCGAAGAAGGGCGGGTTCTTCCGCCGCGCGCCGAAGGAGACGCCCATGAAGCCCGGCGTCTACCTCGACGGCGGCTTCGGCGTCGGCAAGACCCACCTGCTGGCATCCGTCTACCACGCCCTTCCGGCGCGGCGGAAGTACTTCGGCTCGTTCATCGAGTACACCGCTCTCGTCGGCGCGCTCGGGTACAAGAACACTGTCGACCTGCTGCGCGGCGCCGACCTGCTCTGCATCGATGAGTTCGAGCTCGACGATCCAGGCGACACGATGGTGATGACGCGGCTGCTGGGCGAGCTCGTCGCGTCCGGCACCAAACTTGCGGCGACATCGAACACGCCGCCGAACGCACTGGGCGAGGGCCGCTTCGCCGCGCAGGACTTCCTGCGCGAGATCCACGCCATGTCAGAGAGCTTCGAGACGCTGCGCATCGACGGCGTCGACTACCGCCAGCGCGCGATCGACGGCAGCGCAGTCGTCTCCGACGAGGCGAGCTACGCACAGGCGACCGAGAGGGCCGCCGCATCGGGTGCCGCCTCCGACGACGAGTTCGCCGCGCTCATCCATCACCTCGCCCAGGTGCATCCTTCTCGGTACATCCGCCTGATCGACGGGCTCTCGCTGGTCGGCCTGCGAGACGTGCGCACTCTGACGGACCAGTCCGAGGCGCTGCGGTTCGTCGCGTTCGTCGACCGCGTCTACGACGCGCAGCTGCCGATCGTCGCGACCGGGGTGTCGCTCGACCAGGTCTTCGCCGACGAGATGCTCGCGGGCGGATACCGCAAGAAGTACCTTCGGGCGATCTCGCGTCTGAATGCGCTGACGCATTCGGCCATCGAGTAA
- a CDS encoding sulfurtransferase, producing the protein MAVDHDTSSAKFAEYAAPGRLVTTEWLAANLGTPGLVVVESDEDVLLYETGHIPGAVKVDWHTELNDPVVRDYVDGKGFSELLSRKGISRDDTVVIYGDKNNWWAAYALWVFSLFGHEDVRLLDGGRDRWIAEGREITTDKTERPATEYPVIERDDSVLRAYKDDVLAFIGKGPLIDVRSPEEYNGERTTAPAYPEEGSLRAGHIPTAQSVPWGKAVAEDGGFKTRAELEAIYRDGAGIKDGDDVIAYCRIGERSSHTWFVLQHLLGFENVRNYDGSWTEWGSAVRVPIVSGSEPGSL; encoded by the coding sequence GTGGCCGTCGATCACGACACGTCATCCGCCAAGTTCGCCGAGTACGCCGCACCCGGCCGTCTCGTGACCACCGAGTGGCTGGCCGCCAACCTCGGCACCCCCGGCCTCGTGGTCGTCGAGTCCGATGAGGACGTGCTGCTGTACGAGACCGGGCACATCCCCGGTGCGGTGAAGGTCGACTGGCACACCGAGCTCAACGACCCGGTGGTGCGCGATTACGTCGACGGAAAGGGCTTCTCCGAGCTGCTCAGCCGCAAGGGCATCTCCCGCGACGACACCGTCGTCATCTACGGCGACAAGAACAACTGGTGGGCCGCATACGCCCTCTGGGTCTTCTCGCTGTTCGGTCACGAGGATGTGCGCCTGCTCGACGGCGGTCGCGACCGCTGGATCGCCGAAGGACGCGAGATCACCACCGACAAGACCGAACGGCCCGCGACGGAGTATCCGGTGATCGAGCGCGACGACTCGGTGCTGCGCGCGTACAAGGACGACGTGCTCGCCTTCATCGGCAAGGGGCCGCTCATCGACGTGCGCTCTCCCGAGGAGTACAACGGCGAGCGGACCACCGCACCGGCGTACCCCGAAGAGGGTAGCCTGCGCGCCGGACACATCCCGACGGCGCAGAGCGTCCCGTGGGGCAAGGCGGTCGCCGAGGACGGCGGCTTCAAGACCAGGGCCGAGCTCGAGGCGATCTACCGCGACGGCGCCGGCATCAAGGACGGCGACGATGTGATCGCCTACTGCCGTATCGGTGAGCGCTCGAGCCACACCTGGTTCGTGCTGCAGCACCTGCTCGGCTTCGAGAACGTTCGCAACTACGACGGCTCGTGGACCGAGTGGGGCAGCGCGGTGCGCGTGCCGATCGTCAGCGGAAGCGAGCCGGGCTCGCTCTGA
- a CDS encoding SufE family protein, which produces MTDTHVPAALAEFRDEFLELPESDRLELLLEFANELPPVSDEVASHPEMCERVAECQSPVYIYVEVADGVVTMHATAPPEAPTTRGFASILVQGLTGLTPDEVLAVPSDYPQSIGLTRLVSPLRIGGMTGMLMRAKRQVEAKR; this is translated from the coding sequence ATGACTGACACGCACGTCCCCGCCGCCCTCGCCGAGTTCCGCGACGAGTTCCTCGAGCTTCCCGAGTCCGACAGACTCGAGCTGCTGCTCGAGTTCGCGAACGAGCTCCCACCCGTCTCGGACGAGGTGGCGAGCCACCCCGAGATGTGCGAGCGCGTCGCGGAGTGCCAGTCCCCCGTGTACATCTACGTCGAGGTCGCCGACGGCGTCGTCACCATGCACGCGACGGCGCCGCCGGAGGCCCCCACCACCCGCGGCTTCGCCAGCATCCTCGTCCAGGGCCTCACCGGCCTGACACCGGACGAGGTGCTCGCGGTCCCCAGCGACTACCCGCAGAGCATCGGCCTGACGCGCCTCGTCTCGCCGCTGCGGATCGGCGGAATGACCGGGATGCTGATGCGCGCCAAGCGGCAGGTCGAAGCCAAGCGCTGA
- a CDS encoding alpha/beta hydrolase family protein: protein MKSLRHAVAFAVPAVVAAGVAAGAAAVLATARRVVTPSVRRNDTKILAVDTGAQTIELARTPDTELPGRYGLFTTGTYGYVKLGAVLSADATSVRRKLLTQIEPGARVDRDAAFSGWYHVTPSELHLPWESVLIGSPAGPCPAWLFPADSSTWVIQVHGRGTTRSECLRAVPVMHALGLPTLVVSYRNDGEAPRSRGGSYALGTSEWRDVDAAIGHALRHGATRVVLMGWSMGGAIALQTAVSSGHRDAIAGLVLESPVVDWRTVLRFQARESGLREPLPGLAMGALENTFLARLSGAEEAIPFDRLDMVARASELSAPILILHSDDDGFVPADASHALAEARPDLVTMPEFRVARHTKIWNYDQDGWSAAITEWMSAQRLV, encoded by the coding sequence ATGAAGAGTCTCAGGCACGCCGTAGCCTTCGCCGTCCCTGCTGTCGTCGCCGCGGGCGTCGCAGCCGGCGCAGCTGCCGTCCTCGCGACGGCGCGTCGCGTCGTCACGCCCTCCGTGCGCCGAAACGACACGAAGATCCTCGCCGTCGACACGGGCGCCCAGACGATCGAGCTCGCCCGAACGCCCGACACCGAACTGCCGGGCCGGTACGGGCTGTTCACCACGGGCACCTATGGATACGTGAAGCTCGGTGCGGTGCTCAGCGCCGACGCCACCAGCGTCCGGCGCAAGCTGCTCACGCAGATCGAGCCGGGCGCCCGCGTCGATCGGGACGCCGCATTCAGCGGCTGGTACCACGTGACGCCGAGCGAGCTGCACCTGCCCTGGGAGAGCGTGCTGATCGGCTCGCCGGCCGGGCCATGCCCTGCATGGCTCTTCCCCGCGGATTCGTCGACCTGGGTGATCCAGGTGCACGGTCGCGGCACGACCCGCTCGGAGTGCCTGCGCGCGGTGCCGGTGATGCACGCCCTCGGGCTGCCCACCCTCGTGGTCTCGTACCGCAACGACGGCGAGGCGCCGCGTTCGCGTGGCGGCAGCTACGCCCTCGGCACGTCGGAGTGGCGCGACGTGGACGCCGCAATCGGTCACGCCCTCCGTCACGGAGCGACGCGCGTGGTGCTGATGGGGTGGTCGATGGGTGGCGCGATCGCGCTGCAGACCGCGGTCTCCTCTGGGCACCGGGATGCCATCGCCGGCCTCGTGCTCGAATCGCCCGTGGTCGACTGGCGCACTGTGCTGCGCTTCCAGGCACGCGAGTCGGGCTTGCGCGAGCCGCTGCCCGGTCTTGCGATGGGAGCGCTGGAGAACACCTTCCTCGCACGTCTCAGCGGCGCCGAGGAGGCGATCCCCTTCGATCGGCTCGACATGGTCGCCCGGGCCTCGGAGCTCAGCGCGCCGATCCTCATCCTGCACAGCGACGACGACGGGTTCGTTCCCGCCGACGCGTCGCACGCGCTGGCGGAGGCGCGCCCCGATCTGGTGACCATGCCGGAGTTCCGGGTTGCGAGACACACGAAGATCTGGAACTACGACCAGGACGGCTGGTCCGCGGCGATCACCGAATGGATGTCGGCACAGCGACTGGTCTGA
- a CDS encoding DUF3000 family protein — MSAHPDAAALFDAAAAELRETAFRADIVVREIPSPAGLAPFALALAADVRPDDHGDSVYGTGRFVLLHDPDEPDAWGGAWRIVAFAQAPLEPEIGTDPLLADVAWSWLVDALDSRNAGYHSPSGTSTKMLSKGFGGLAAEGDGAQIELRASWTPDAPLRPHVEAWAELVGMLAGLPPGSEDVAVFGARKGGRG, encoded by the coding sequence GTGAGCGCACACCCGGATGCCGCAGCGCTGTTCGACGCAGCGGCGGCAGAGCTTCGTGAGACGGCGTTCCGCGCCGACATCGTCGTGCGGGAGATCCCGTCTCCAGCCGGCCTCGCGCCCTTCGCTCTGGCCCTCGCGGCCGACGTCCGACCGGACGATCACGGCGACTCGGTGTACGGCACGGGACGCTTCGTGCTGCTGCACGATCCAGACGAGCCGGATGCCTGGGGCGGAGCGTGGCGCATCGTCGCGTTCGCCCAGGCCCCTCTCGAGCCCGAGATCGGCACCGACCCTCTGCTCGCGGACGTCGCCTGGTCGTGGCTGGTCGACGCACTGGATTCGCGGAATGCGGGCTATCACTCCCCCTCAGGAACCTCCACGAAGATGCTCTCGAAGGGCTTCGGAGGGCTTGCCGCCGAAGGCGACGGGGCGCAGATCGAGCTGCGGGCGTCGTGGACACCGGATGCCCCGCTGCGCCCGCATGTGGAAGCATGGGCGGAGTTGGTCGGGATGCTCGCAGGGCTCCCGCCCGGTTCAGAGGATGTCGCCGTGTTCGGCGCGAGAAAGGGCGGACGTGGCTGA
- a CDS encoding HRDC domain-containing protein, translating into MAEYSVIEDHAEFEMAATTLAQGTGPVAVDVERASGFRYSQRAYLVQVYRRGAGVFLFDPPAIGDFSELQAAIGDEEWVFHAASQDLPSLRELELVPSRIFDTELASRLLGSDGFGLAAVVEHTLGISLAKAHSAADWSTRPLPAPWLEYAALDVLHLIDVRDALVAELAAAGKAEIAAQEFDATLHRLPKPAREEPWRRLSGLHKVRGARQLAVARELWTAREEYAEQVDVSPGRLVPDRSLLAALLAAPRSKQELAALKEFNGRASRTQLDRWWAAIERGRTTEELPRERVPSDALPPPRAWADRNPEADLRLKAARPVVEALAEELHMPTENLLTPEHLRRLAWQPPAELSAESVGIALAELGARPWQVAYTAQKIVDAFVEGPQTVDEGFPTAS; encoded by the coding sequence GTGGCTGAGTACTCCGTGATCGAAGACCATGCGGAGTTCGAGATGGCGGCGACGACGCTCGCGCAGGGCACCGGTCCGGTGGCCGTCGACGTGGAGCGTGCATCCGGCTTCCGCTACTCCCAGCGCGCGTACCTGGTGCAGGTGTATCGCCGCGGCGCTGGCGTGTTCCTCTTCGATCCGCCGGCGATCGGCGATTTCAGCGAGCTGCAGGCCGCCATCGGCGATGAGGAGTGGGTGTTCCACGCCGCCAGCCAGGACCTGCCCTCGCTGCGCGAACTCGAACTGGTCCCCTCGCGCATCTTCGACACCGAGCTCGCCTCACGCCTGCTGGGCAGCGACGGGTTCGGTCTCGCGGCCGTCGTCGAGCACACACTCGGCATCTCGCTCGCCAAGGCCCACTCGGCGGCCGACTGGTCGACCCGCCCGCTTCCCGCCCCCTGGCTGGAGTACGCCGCACTCGACGTGCTGCATCTGATCGACGTGCGCGATGCGCTCGTGGCGGAACTCGCCGCGGCGGGCAAAGCGGAGATCGCCGCGCAGGAGTTCGACGCGACGCTGCATCGCCTGCCGAAGCCGGCGCGCGAGGAGCCCTGGCGGCGGCTCAGCGGCCTGCACAAGGTGCGAGGCGCCCGTCAGCTCGCCGTCGCGCGCGAGCTGTGGACGGCGCGCGAGGAGTACGCCGAGCAGGTCGACGTCTCCCCCGGCCGCCTGGTGCCCGATCGCTCGCTGCTCGCTGCTCTGCTCGCCGCCCCGCGCTCGAAGCAGGAGCTCGCCGCGCTCAAGGAGTTCAACGGCCGCGCGAGCAGGACGCAGCTCGACCGCTGGTGGGCGGCCATCGAACGCGGCCGCACCACGGAGGAGCTGCCGCGGGAGCGGGTGCCGAGCGACGCGCTGCCACCGCCGCGCGCGTGGGCCGACCGCAATCCCGAGGCCGACCTCCGTCTCAAGGCGGCGCGCCCGGTGGTGGAGGCGCTCGCCGAAGAGCTGCACATGCCGACCGAGAACCTGCTCACGCCCGAGCACCTGCGCCGCCTCGCCTGGCAGCCACCAGCTGAGCTCTCAGCGGAGTCTGTTGGCATCGCGCTCGCCGAGCTCGGCGCCCGCCCGTGGCAGGTTGCGTATACCGCACAGAAGATCGTCGATGCTTTTGTAGAGGGGCCTCAAACGGTCGACGAGGGGTTCCCCACGGCTTCGTAG
- a CDS encoding thiolase family protein: MAEISDVYFVDGVRTPFGRAGEKGMYWNTRADDLAVKATIGLMERNAGVPADRIDDVAIAATSQTGDQGLTLGRSVAILAGLPQTVPGLAVERMCAGAMTSVTTMAASIGVGMYDFALAGGVEHMGHHPIGGNADPNPRFVAEKMVDPGALNMGVTAERIFDRFPHLTKERSDRFGMLSQHKVQAAYDAGKIQPDLVSVAIKGADGAWGLATEDEGRRPQTTMEDLAALKTPFRPHGRVTAGTSSPLTDGATMSLLAGGGAVKEFGLTPKMRMVSFAFAGVQPEIMGIGPIPSTEKALKKAGLDISDIGLFELNEAFAIQVISLLDHFGIADDDPRVNQWGGAIALGHPLAASGVRLMIQLAAQFAERPDVRYGLTAMCVGLGQGGSVIWENPFYDGKKRK, encoded by the coding sequence GTGGCCGAGATCTCGGACGTCTACTTCGTCGATGGAGTGCGCACCCCGTTCGGGCGCGCCGGCGAAAAGGGCATGTACTGGAACACACGCGCTGATGACCTCGCCGTGAAGGCGACCATCGGCCTGATGGAGCGCAACGCCGGCGTGCCGGCCGACCGCATCGACGACGTCGCCATCGCCGCGACCTCGCAGACCGGGGATCAGGGACTCACCCTCGGCCGGTCGGTCGCCATCCTGGCAGGGCTTCCGCAGACCGTTCCCGGCCTCGCAGTGGAGCGCATGTGCGCCGGCGCCATGACCAGCGTCACCACGATGGCCGCGTCCATCGGCGTCGGCATGTACGACTTCGCCCTCGCCGGCGGCGTCGAGCACATGGGCCACCACCCCATCGGCGGCAACGCCGATCCGAACCCGCGCTTCGTCGCCGAGAAGATGGTCGACCCGGGCGCGCTCAACATGGGCGTCACCGCAGAGCGCATCTTCGACCGCTTCCCGCACCTGACCAAGGAGCGCTCCGACCGCTTCGGCATGCTGAGCCAGCACAAGGTGCAGGCCGCGTACGACGCCGGCAAGATCCAGCCCGACCTCGTGTCGGTCGCGATCAAGGGCGCCGATGGCGCGTGGGGGCTCGCGACGGAGGACGAGGGTCGCCGCCCGCAGACCACGATGGAGGACCTCGCAGCGCTGAAGACGCCGTTCCGTCCGCACGGTCGCGTCACCGCCGGCACATCGTCTCCGCTCACCGACGGCGCGACGATGTCGCTGCTCGCCGGCGGCGGCGCGGTGAAGGAGTTCGGCCTCACCCCCAAGATGAGGATGGTCTCGTTCGCCTTCGCCGGTGTGCAGCCCGAGATCATGGGCATCGGTCCGATCCCGTCGACAGAGAAGGCGCTGAAGAAGGCAGGCCTCGACATCTCCGACATCGGTCTGTTCGAGCTGAACGAGGCCTTCGCCATCCAGGTGATCTCGCTGCTCGACCACTTCGGCATCGCCGACGACGACCCGCGCGTCAACCAGTGGGGAGGCGCCATCGCACTCGGTCACCCGCTCGCGGCATCCGGCGTCCGTCTGATGATCCAGCTCGCCGCGCAGTTCGCTGAGCGCCCCGACGTGCGCTACGGCCTGACCGCCATGTGCGTGGGGCTCGGCCAGGGCGGATCGGTCATCTGGGAGAACCCGTTCTACGACGGCAAGAAGAGGAAGTGA
- a CDS encoding 3-hydroxyacyl-CoA dehydrogenase NAD-binding domain-containing protein, with protein MADTINEQYAGVDFSPLSALADGEVITHSPVRDIRLASGRVLALITLDNGRDHTRPNTLGPATLTELGETLDALKARAASGEIHAVGITGKQYILAAGADLSDISRVGSKDNARLIAQLGHKVIGSLSELGVPSFAFVNGLALGGGMEIALNSTYRTVDASAAALALPEVFLGIIPGWGGAYLVPNLIGIEKALEVVISNPLKQNRMLKPQQAFELGLMDAIFPAANFLENSLAWADAVLGGRKVERKNEPGKIERTVKWPIAIKMARGMLESKIGTVPKSPYVALDLLEKARSGTKAEGFAREDEALAELVTGDQFAASMYAFDLVQKRAKRPVGAPDKTLAKKVTKVGIIGAGLMASQFALLFVRKLQVPVLITDLDQARVDKGVAYIHDEIGKLEAKGRLDGDTANKLRSLVTGTTDKSQYADCDFVIEAVFEEVGVKQQVFGEIEKIVAEDAILATNTSSLSVEEIGSKLANPERLVGFHFFNPVAVMPLIEIVKTPHTSEAALSTAFVVAKGLGKNAVLTADAPGFVVNRLLAKVMGEAARAVYEGTPVADVEKAFAPLGLPMGPFQLIDLVGWKVAAHVQDTMVRHFPERFYANENFHALAELDAVVEKDKGGRVTGWTKGAEKALKGHVDSSPASAETILQRVQDGLAQEIRLMLDEGVVPEVEDIDLCLILGAGWPFIDGGASPYLDREGASERTFGATFHNPPIRGVAHS; from the coding sequence ATGGCTGACACGATCAACGAGCAGTACGCAGGCGTCGACTTCTCGCCGCTCTCCGCTCTCGCCGACGGCGAGGTCATCACGCACTCCCCCGTGCGCGACATCCGTCTCGCCTCGGGCAGGGTGCTCGCCCTCATCACCCTCGACAACGGGCGCGACCACACCCGGCCGAACACCCTGGGGCCGGCGACGCTCACCGAGCTCGGCGAGACTCTCGACGCGCTGAAGGCGCGCGCGGCGTCCGGCGAGATCCACGCGGTCGGCATCACCGGCAAGCAGTACATCCTCGCTGCCGGCGCCGACCTCTCCGATATCAGCAGGGTCGGATCGAAGGACAACGCCCGTCTGATCGCACAGCTCGGGCACAAGGTCATCGGCTCGCTGTCCGAGCTGGGCGTGCCGTCGTTCGCCTTCGTCAACGGCCTCGCACTCGGCGGCGGCATGGAGATCGCGCTGAACTCCACCTACCGCACGGTCGACGCGTCGGCGGCGGCGCTGGCCCTGCCCGAGGTCTTCCTCGGAATCATCCCCGGCTGGGGTGGCGCCTACCTCGTGCCGAATCTGATCGGCATCGAGAAGGCCCTCGAGGTGGTCATCTCGAACCCGCTCAAGCAGAACCGCATGCTCAAGCCGCAGCAGGCATTCGAGCTCGGGCTGATGGACGCGATCTTCCCGGCGGCGAACTTCCTCGAGAACTCGCTCGCCTGGGCCGACGCTGTGCTCGGCGGGCGCAAGGTCGAACGCAAGAACGAGCCGGGCAAGATCGAGCGCACCGTCAAGTGGCCGATCGCGATCAAGATGGCCCGAGGGATGCTCGAGTCGAAGATCGGCACCGTGCCGAAGTCGCCGTACGTCGCACTCGACCTGCTCGAGAAGGCGAGGAGCGGGACCAAGGCCGAGGGCTTCGCCCGCGAGGACGAGGCTCTCGCCGAGCTCGTCACCGGTGACCAGTTCGCCGCGTCGATGTACGCCTTCGACCTCGTGCAGAAGCGCGCGAAGCGCCCTGTCGGTGCTCCCGACAAGACGCTGGCGAAGAAGGTCACCAAGGTCGGCATCATCGGCGCGGGCCTCATGGCCAGCCAGTTCGCCCTGCTCTTCGTGCGCAAGCTGCAGGTGCCGGTGCTCATCACCGACCTGGACCAGGCGCGCGTCGACAAGGGCGTGGCGTACATCCACGACGAGATCGGCAAGCTCGAGGCGAAGGGACGCCTCGACGGCGACACCGCCAACAAGCTGCGCTCGCTGGTGACAGGGACGACAGACAAGAGCCAGTACGCCGACTGCGACTTCGTGATCGAGGCCGTGTTCGAGGAGGTCGGGGTCAAGCAGCAGGTGTTCGGCGAGATCGAGAAGATCGTCGCCGAGGACGCGATCCTCGCCACCAACACCTCGTCGCTGTCCGTCGAGGAGATCGGCTCGAAGCTCGCCAATCCCGAGCGTCTTGTCGGCTTCCACTTCTTCAACCCGGTCGCCGTCATGCCGCTCATCGAGATCGTGAAGACCCCGCACACCTCGGAAGCGGCGCTGTCGACGGCGTTCGTCGTGGCGAAGGGCCTCGGCAAGAACGCCGTGCTGACCGCGGACGCCCCAGGGTTCGTCGTCAACCGGCTGCTCGCCAAGGTCATGGGCGAAGCCGCCCGCGCCGTGTACGAAGGCACTCCGGTGGCGGATGTCGAGAAGGCCTTCGCTCCACTCGGCCTGCCGATGGGACCGTTCCAGCTGATCGACCTCGTCGGCTGGAAGGTCGCGGCGCACGTGCAGGACACGATGGTGCGCCACTTCCCCGAGCGGTTCTACGCGAACGAGAACTTCCACGCTCTCGCCGAGCTGGACGCGGTCGTCGAGAAGGACAAGGGCGGACGGGTGACCGGATGGACCAAGGGCGCCGAGAAGGCTCTCAAGGGCCACGTCGACAGCTCGCCGGCATCCGCCGAGACGATCCTGCAGCGCGTTCAGGACGGACTCGCCCAGGAGATCCGGCTCATGCTGGACGAGGGCGTCGTCCCCGAGGTCGAGGACATCGACCTCTGCCTGATCCTCGGAGCCGGCTGGCCGTTCATCGACGGGGGCGCATCGCCCTACCTCGATCGAGAGGGCGCGTCCGAGCGCACGTTCGGCGCGACGTTCCACAACCCGCCGATCCGCGGGGTCGCGCACAGCTGA
- a CDS encoding SPFH domain-containing protein, translated as MDMILTMMGGKGMSGLLKTGTAILTVLLVVPALLRLFVVTVDEGWAAIRTRNGKPIIRNRPQRRPSRAGGAVGEVVVLHPGSHGAFPLFYWYKLVDVRCRATDLPVREMTGANGRQHRVHASFEWRPVPSGRDLRVFELDVVNVKERASNIVGAALRDIVRGLDANDLPHNDELSTRVLTACSDDVRRACGVEVVRVMITGDALTDGYLLAGALRESERASSGIAALHALN; from the coding sequence ATGGACATGATCCTCACGATGATGGGTGGGAAGGGCATGTCGGGTCTGCTCAAGACCGGCACGGCGATTCTCACCGTGCTGCTCGTCGTTCCGGCTCTGCTGCGGCTCTTCGTCGTGACGGTGGACGAGGGCTGGGCGGCCATCCGCACCCGCAACGGCAAGCCGATCATCCGCAACCGCCCTCAGCGGCGGCCGTCACGCGCCGGGGGCGCTGTCGGCGAGGTCGTGGTGCTGCATCCCGGCAGCCACGGAGCGTTCCCCCTGTTCTACTGGTACAAGCTGGTCGATGTGCGCTGCCGCGCGACGGACCTGCCCGTGCGCGAGATGACAGGCGCGAACGGCCGGCAGCACCGCGTCCATGCATCGTTCGAATGGCGTCCGGTCCCGAGCGGACGCGATCTGCGTGTGTTCGAGCTCGACGTGGTCAACGTCAAGGAGCGCGCTTCGAACATCGTGGGCGCAGCTCTGCGCGACATCGTCCGCGGACTGGATGCGAACGATCTGCCGCACAATGACGAGCTCAGCACTCGGGTGCTCACGGCCTGCTCCGACGACGTGCGCCGGGCCTGCGGTGTCGAGGTGGTGCGGGTGATGATCACCGGCGACGCGTTGACCGACGGCTACCTGCTGGCCGGAGCGCTGCGCGAGAGCGAGCGCGCATCGTCGGGCATCGCCGCTCTGCACGCGCTGAACTGA
- a CDS encoding diacylglycerol/lipid kinase family protein, translating into MGGSSPRILLVINPHSGKGRGEGAGADAAEALRASGARVHAVVGETTGRARDLVGESLQQDWDGAVVVGGDGTLAGIVDLLADADIPVALVPAGTGDDLARGLGIADVRPAEAARAVLSGIPRRIDLGTLESDGRVRVFLTVAAMGFDAKVSERTNILRRPSGRMRYHLALVIELLRLRPTRFHVSIDGGEPEVMPGTLLAVGNTASYGGGMPMCADARPDDGLLEAVHVAPLSRTRLLRLFPLLLRGAHLTRPEVRHLRCTRIRVSAPDLVAYADGERIGSLECEIGIRPGALEIMLPRR; encoded by the coding sequence ATGGGCGGATCGTCGCCGCGCATCCTGCTCGTCATCAACCCGCATTCCGGCAAGGGCAGGGGTGAGGGCGCCGGTGCCGACGCCGCCGAAGCTCTGCGGGCGTCAGGCGCCCGCGTGCACGCCGTGGTGGGCGAGACCACCGGCCGCGCCCGCGACCTCGTGGGGGAGTCGCTGCAGCAGGACTGGGACGGCGCGGTCGTCGTCGGAGGCGATGGCACTCTCGCGGGGATCGTCGATCTGCTGGCCGATGCCGACATTCCCGTCGCCCTCGTGCCGGCCGGGACCGGCGACGATCTCGCGCGCGGCCTCGGCATCGCCGACGTGCGGCCGGCGGAGGCCGCGCGGGCCGTGCTGTCGGGCATCCCGCGTCGGATCGACCTCGGGACCCTCGAATCCGATGGGCGCGTGCGGGTCTTCCTCACGGTGGCGGCGATGGGCTTCGATGCGAAGGTGAGCGAGCGCACGAACATCCTCAGGCGGCCCAGCGGCCGGATGCGGTACCACCTCGCCCTGGTGATCGAGCTGCTGCGCCTGCGGCCGACCCGGTTCCACGTCTCGATCGACGGCGGCGAGCCGGAGGTCATGCCGGGAACGCTGCTGGCGGTGGGCAACACGGCGAGCTACGGGGGAGGCATGCCGATGTGCGCGGACGCGCGCCCCGACGACGGATTGCTCGAAGCCGTGCACGTGGCGCCTCTCAGCAGGACCCGGCTGCTGCGACTGTTCCCGCTGCTGCTGCGGGGCGCTCATCTCACGCGCCCTGAGGTCCGTCACCTGCGCTGCACGCGCATCCGCGTGTCCGCTCCCGACCTGGTCGCGTACGCCGACGGCGAGCGCATCGGCTCGCTGGAGTGCGAGATCGGCATCCGACCCGGGGCGCTCGAGATCATGCTGCCGAGACGCTGA